The sequence CCGTTGGTGATCGCCTTGGCGGTCGACATCAGATCCGGTTTGACGCCCCAGAGGCGCGATCCCGTCCAGGCGCCGGTGCGGCCGAAAGCGGTGATGACCTCGTCGGCGATCAGCAGGATGCCGTGGCGGTCGCAGATCTCGCGCATCAGCGGCAGGAAGGTCTCGTGCGGGACGATGACACCGCCGGCGCCGAGTACCGGTTCGACGATCAGGGCGGCGATGGTATCGGCACCCTGGAAGGCGATCTCGTCCTCGAAGAGCCGGCCGATGGCGGCCGCGATCTCGGCATCATCGGTGGTGCCGAACGGGTTGCGATAGGCAAGGGGCGCCGACAGATGGAAGACGCCGGGAAGCAGCGGCTCGTAATTGCGGCGGAAGTTCTGATTGCCGTTGACGGAGGCGCCGCCGAAATGCGTGCCGTGATAACCCTTCTTCAGCGCGACGAATTTGGTGCGCTCCGGCTGCCCGTTGATCTTGTGATATTGCCGGGCAAGCCGCAGGCACGTCTCGACCGAATCCGAGCCGCCCGAGGTGAAGAAGGAGCGGCTCAATCCGTCCGGCCTGAACCATTCGGCAAGCTCGTAGGAGAGCTCGATCAGCGGTGAGTTCGTGGTGCCGCGGAATGTCGAATAATAGGGCAGCTCGTCGAGCTGGTCGCGGATCGCCTTTTTCACCGGCTCGCAGGAATAGCCGAGATTGACGTTCCAGAGACCGCCCACGGCATCCAGCACCTTCTTGCCCTGGATGTCGACGATTTCGACGCCCTCACCGGAGTTGATGATGCGCGGCGGCTGGGCCTGCATCTCGGCTGGATGGGCCATCGGGTGCCACATGTGGCGAGCGTTGTTTTCGATTATGAAGTTGGTTTCACGCATCTCAATTCCTCTCGTTCAGAGGCCCAGCATCGCAAGGGCGCGGGCA comes from Rhizobium sp. BT03 and encodes:
- a CDS encoding aspartate aminotransferase family protein — translated: MRETNFIIENNARHMWHPMAHPAEMQAQPPRIINSGEGVEIVDIQGKKVLDAVGGLWNVNLGYSCEPVKKAIRDQLDELPYYSTFRGTTNSPLIELSYELAEWFRPDGLSRSFFTSGGSDSVETCLRLARQYHKINGQPERTKFVALKKGYHGTHFGGASVNGNQNFRRNYEPLLPGVFHLSAPLAYRNPFGTTDDAEIAAAIGRLFEDEIAFQGADTIAALIVEPVLGAGGVIVPHETFLPLMREICDRHGILLIADEVITAFGRTGAWTGSRLWGVKPDLMSTAKAITNGYFPFGAVMISDKVAEVFEGSKGAFGSIGHGYTYSGHPTGAAAALATLKETKRLNVAANAAVRGEELIAGLRRLQDKHELIGDVRGKGLMCALELVSNREKKSAASKDVMQKVQDAAYEAGALVRTSGANVIMSPPLIVTAGDVQTILTALDAGLAAAGA